One Acutalibacter muris DNA window includes the following coding sequences:
- the yicI gene encoding alpha-xylosidase — protein sequence MKFTRGYWLNKPGVQNFDCVQIREIRAEDGHIYLYSVPYPQDERGMGGPVLEMIISSPGPDIIRTEAWHFMGSAKKVPEFELDIRETPLQTEEFEGGITVKSGDTSLVITRSPASFTYYYKGKKLTNVGDKFGHSMISYMQTPEGPFMRAQLDLDIGEKIYGLGERFTPFVKNGQVVDLWQEDGGTCSEISYKNIPFYLTNRGYGVFVNSSGPVSYELCSEVVTRAQFSLPGEKLDFMIIGGGDPKTVLHNYTALTGRPALPPAWTFGLWLSTSFTTNYDEDTVNEFVSGMESRDIPLRVFHFDCYWMAENEWCNFTFDPKMFSDAPGMLKRLKERGLKICVWINSYIGQKSPLFKEAMEHGYLLKRPNGDVWQWDLWQAGMGIVDFTNPGAWRWYQDKLRNLLDMGVDCFKTDFGERIPTDCVYYDGSDPELMHNYYTYLYNKCVFELLEEYKGKNEACLFARSATAGGQKFPVHWGGDCSSNYLSMSESLRAGLSLTCSGFGFWSHDISGFEGTAPADVYKRWAAFGLLSTHSRLHGSGSYRVPWLFDEESVDVVRKFTKLKCALMPYLYTKAAEAHGTGVPMMRALVLEFPGDIACGELDRQYMLGESLMVAPVFTKSGDVDYYLPEGVWTNLLTGERKEGGRWVREVHDFKSLPLMVRENSIVPIGSNCDDVEYDYSKGLRLYLGKITGEARCDVCDMYGERFLTVTVRNEGGKITVHFEGKAEELKVLYEGKEFTVSSDLSDVVI from the coding sequence ATGAAGTTTACCAGAGGTTACTGGCTGAATAAGCCGGGCGTACAGAATTTTGACTGTGTGCAGATACGGGAGATAAGAGCAGAGGACGGCCATATTTATCTCTACAGCGTACCCTATCCCCAGGACGAGCGGGGCATGGGCGGGCCGGTGCTGGAGATGATAATAAGCTCCCCGGGGCCGGACATCATAAGGACCGAAGCCTGGCACTTTATGGGCAGCGCGAAAAAGGTCCCGGAGTTCGAGCTGGACATAAGGGAGACCCCCCTGCAGACAGAGGAGTTCGAGGGGGGCATAACGGTTAAGAGCGGGGACACAAGCCTTGTGATAACCAGGAGCCCCGCCAGCTTCACATACTATTATAAAGGTAAGAAGCTGACAAACGTGGGCGACAAGTTCGGCCACAGCATGATAAGCTATATGCAGACCCCCGAGGGCCCCTTTATGCGCGCCCAGCTGGACCTGGACATCGGGGAGAAGATATACGGCCTGGGCGAGCGGTTCACGCCCTTTGTGAAGAACGGCCAGGTGGTGGACCTCTGGCAGGAGGACGGCGGCACCTGCTCGGAGATATCCTATAAGAATATCCCCTTCTACCTGACCAACCGGGGCTACGGCGTGTTTGTGAACTCCTCGGGGCCGGTGAGCTATGAGCTGTGTTCAGAGGTGGTGACAAGGGCACAGTTCTCCCTGCCCGGAGAGAAGCTGGACTTCATGATAATCGGCGGCGGGGACCCCAAGACTGTGCTGCATAATTATACGGCCCTGACCGGCCGCCCAGCTCTGCCCCCGGCCTGGACCTTTGGGCTGTGGCTGTCAACCTCCTTCACCACCAACTACGACGAGGACACCGTCAACGAATTTGTAAGCGGCATGGAGAGCCGGGATATCCCCCTGCGGGTATTCCACTTCGACTGCTACTGGATGGCGGAGAACGAGTGGTGCAACTTCACCTTTGACCCCAAGATGTTCAGCGACGCCCCGGGTATGCTGAAGCGTTTAAAGGAGCGCGGCCTTAAAATATGCGTGTGGATAAACTCCTATATCGGCCAGAAATCGCCGCTTTTTAAGGAGGCCATGGAGCACGGCTACCTTCTCAAGCGGCCAAACGGCGACGTGTGGCAGTGGGACCTCTGGCAGGCGGGGATGGGCATAGTGGACTTCACCAACCCCGGGGCCTGGAGGTGGTACCAGGACAAGCTGCGGAATTTGCTTGACATGGGGGTGGACTGCTTCAAGACCGACTTCGGCGAGCGCATACCCACCGACTGTGTGTACTATGACGGTAGCGACCCGGAGCTTATGCATAATTATTATACGTACCTGTATAATAAATGCGTCTTTGAGCTCTTAGAGGAGTATAAGGGCAAAAACGAAGCCTGCCTCTTTGCCCGCAGCGCCACCGCCGGGGGCCAGAAGTTCCCGGTGCACTGGGGCGGGGACTGCTCCTCGAACTACCTGTCCATGAGCGAATCCCTGCGGGCGGGGCTGTCTTTGACCTGCTCGGGCTTTGGCTTCTGGAGCCACGACATCAGCGGATTCGAGGGCACGGCCCCGGCGGACGTGTATAAGCGCTGGGCGGCCTTCGGGCTGTTGTCCACCCACTCAAGGCTCCACGGCTCGGGCTCCTATCGGGTGCCCTGGCTCTTTGACGAGGAGTCCGTGGACGTGGTGAGGAAATTCACCAAGCTGAAGTGTGCCCTGATGCCCTATCTCTACACCAAGGCCGCAGAGGCCCACGGAACCGGCGTGCCCATGATGAGGGCCCTGGTGCTGGAGTTCCCGGGGGATATAGCCTGCGGGGAGCTGGACCGGCAGTATATGCTGGGAGAGAGCCTTATGGTGGCCCCGGTGTTCACTAAATCCGGGGACGTGGATTACTACCTGCCCGAGGGCGTGTGGACGAACCTGCTTACCGGCGAGCGTAAGGAGGGGGGCCGCTGGGTCCGGGAGGTCCACGACTTCAAGAGCCTGCCGCTGATGGTGCGGGAGAACAGCATTGTGCCCATTGGGAGTAACTGTGATGATGTGGAGTATGATTACTCCAAGGGCCTGCGGCTGTACCTGGGGAAGATAACCGGCGAAGCGCGGTGCGATGTCTGTGATATGTACGGCGAGAGGTTCCTGACAGTCACCGTCAGAAACGAGGGCGGCAAGATAACGGTGCACTTTGAGGGCAAGGCCGAGGAGCTGAAGGTCCTGTACGAAGGAAAGGAGTTTACGGTTTCCTCTGACCTGAGTGATGTGGTAATTTGA
- a CDS encoding MBL fold metallo-hydrolase: protein MKLKYLGTAAAEAVPAPFCRCGVCERAREKGGRNVRTRSQALLDGRLLIDFPADTYLHALREGLRLYDISSCIITHCHSDHLYPGDLWCLISYAAHGKERPFNLYGTGAVLEMVKAQCEDLEQIIKEGGLCLHEIRPFEPFEAEGYRITALKADHGAPESVVYALEDPEGKAMLYAHDTGLLPGESLEYIKKSGIKFSLVSYDCTNGLLEHGERNHMGLNADIKLRDMLRELGAIGEGCVHVVNHFSHNGGGAGYDEMEPAARERDFLTSYDGLEVEF, encoded by the coding sequence ATGAAACTGAAATATCTGGGCACCGCGGCGGCGGAGGCCGTGCCCGCGCCCTTCTGCCGGTGCGGGGTCTGCGAGCGGGCCAGGGAAAAGGGCGGCAGGAACGTGCGCACCCGCAGTCAGGCCCTTTTGGACGGGCGGCTGCTTATAGACTTCCCGGCGGACACATATCTGCACGCGCTGAGAGAGGGGCTGAGGCTCTATGATATAAGCTCCTGCATTATCACCCACTGCCACAGCGACCACCTCTACCCCGGCGACCTCTGGTGCCTGATAAGCTACGCCGCCCACGGCAAGGAGCGGCCCTTTAACCTATACGGCACAGGGGCGGTTCTTGAGATGGTAAAGGCCCAGTGCGAGGACCTGGAGCAGATAATTAAAGAGGGCGGGCTGTGTCTTCACGAGATACGCCCCTTCGAGCCCTTCGAGGCAGAGGGCTATAGGATCACGGCCCTTAAAGCCGACCATGGCGCGCCGGAGTCGGTGGTGTACGCCCTTGAGGACCCAGAGGGGAAGGCTATGCTCTACGCCCACGACACCGGCCTGCTGCCGGGGGAGAGCCTGGAGTACATCAAAAAGAGCGGGATAAAGTTCAGCCTTGTTTCCTACGACTGCACCAACGGCCTTTTGGAGCACGGCGAGCGCAACCATATGGGCCTTAACGCGGACATAAAGCTCCGGGATATGCTCCGGGAGCTGGGGGCCATAGGAGAGGGCTGCGTGCACGTGGTGAACCACTTTTCCCATAACGGGGGCGGGGCCGGGTATGACGAGATGGAGCCCGCCGCCCGGGAGAGGGACTTTTTGACCTCTTATGACGGACTTGAAGTGGAATTCTAA
- the groL gene encoding chaperonin GroEL (60 kDa chaperone family; promotes refolding of misfolded polypeptides especially under stressful conditions; forms two stacked rings of heptamers to form a barrel-shaped 14mer; ends can be capped by GroES; misfolded proteins enter the barrel where they are refolded when GroES binds) — translation MAKKIVYGEEARKALLEGVNQLADTVKITLGPKGRNVVLDKKFGAPLITNDGVTIAKEIELEDAYENMGAQLVKEVATKTNDVAGDGTTTATLLAQALVREGMKNVTAGANPMVLRKGVQKATDAAVEAIVKNSQKVSGTKDIARVAAVSSSSDEIGQLIADAMEKVTADGVITVEESKTADTYSEVVEGMMFDRGYVTPYMATDTDKMVAELDDPYILITDKKISNIQEILPLLEQIVQGGKKLLIIAEDIEGEALTTLILNRLRGTFVCVAVKAPGFGDRRKEMLVDIATLTGGQVISEEVGLELKDATLDQLGRARQVKVDKENTIIVDGAGDSGAIKARVGQIRAQIETTQSEFDKEKLQERLAKLAGGVAVIKVGAATEIEMKEKKLRIEDALAATKAAVEEGIVAGGGTALIDAIPAVKAYVDTAEGDEKTGAAIVLKALEEPVRQIAANAGIEGSVIVEQLKREQKVGQGYNALTGEFQDMIEAGIVDPTKVTRSALQNASSVAATILTTESLVADIKEPTPPAAPAPDMGGMY, via the coding sequence ATGGCAAAGAAAATCGTATACGGAGAGGAAGCCCGCAAGGCGCTCTTAGAGGGCGTAAACCAGCTGGCGGACACCGTTAAAATTACCCTGGGCCCCAAGGGCCGCAACGTGGTGCTGGACAAAAAGTTCGGCGCTCCCCTTATCACCAACGACGGCGTGACCATCGCCAAGGAGATAGAGCTGGAGGATGCCTATGAGAACATGGGCGCCCAGCTGGTGAAGGAGGTCGCCACCAAGACCAACGATGTTGCCGGCGACGGCACCACCACCGCCACTCTGCTGGCCCAGGCTTTGGTGCGCGAGGGCATGAAGAACGTCACCGCCGGGGCCAACCCCATGGTGCTCCGCAAGGGCGTGCAGAAGGCCACCGACGCGGCCGTTGAGGCCATCGTGAAGAACAGCCAGAAGGTCAGCGGCACCAAGGACATCGCCAGGGTCGCCGCCGTGTCCTCCTCAAGCGACGAGATAGGCCAGCTTATCGCCGACGCTATGGAGAAGGTCACCGCCGACGGTGTTATCACCGTCGAGGAGTCCAAAACCGCCGATACCTACAGCGAGGTGGTCGAAGGCATGATGTTCGACCGTGGCTATGTTACCCCCTACATGGCCACCGACACCGACAAGATGGTGGCCGAGCTGGACGACCCCTATATCCTTATCACCGACAAGAAAATCTCCAACATCCAGGAGATACTGCCCCTTCTGGAGCAGATAGTCCAGGGCGGCAAGAAGCTGCTGATCATCGCCGAGGACATCGAGGGCGAGGCTCTGACCACCCTTATCCTGAACCGTCTGCGGGGCACCTTCGTGTGCGTGGCCGTCAAGGCCCCGGGCTTCGGCGACCGCAGGAAGGAAATGCTGGTGGACATCGCTACCCTGACCGGCGGTCAGGTCATCTCTGAGGAGGTGGGCCTGGAGCTGAAGGACGCCACCCTTGACCAGCTGGGCCGCGCCCGCCAGGTGAAGGTGGACAAGGAGAACACCATTATAGTTGACGGCGCAGGGGACAGCGGGGCCATCAAGGCCCGTGTGGGCCAGATCCGCGCCCAGATAGAGACCACCCAGAGCGAGTTCGACAAGGAGAAGCTCCAGGAGCGCCTGGCGAAGCTGGCCGGCGGCGTGGCCGTCATCAAGGTGGGCGCTGCCACCGAGATTGAAATGAAGGAGAAGAAGCTGCGCATTGAGGACGCTCTGGCCGCCACAAAGGCCGCCGTTGAGGAGGGCATCGTGGCCGGGGGCGGCACCGCCCTTATCGACGCTATCCCCGCCGTTAAGGCCTATGTTGACACCGCCGAGGGCGACGAGAAGACCGGCGCCGCCATCGTTCTCAAGGCCCTTGAGGAGCCCGTGCGTCAGATAGCCGCCAACGCCGGTATTGAGGGCTCTGTCATCGTGGAGCAGCTCAAGCGTGAGCAGAAGGTGGGCCAGGGCTACAACGCCCTGACCGGCGAGTTCCAGGACATGATAGAGGCCGGTATCGTGGACCCCACCAAGGTCACCCGCTCCGCTCTGCAGAACGCCTCCTCTGTTGCCGCGACCATACTCACCACCGAGTCCCTGGTGGCCGACATCAAGGAGCCCACTCCCCCCGCCGCGCCCGCGCCGGATATGGGCGGGATGTACTGA
- a CDS encoding co-chaperone GroES, with product MKIKPLLDRVLIKTEDAEETTKSGIVLAAKSVEKPQIARVIAVGPGGEVDGKEIKMYLKEGDRVISAKYSGTEVKVDGEEYTIVKQSDILAVVE from the coding sequence ATGAAGATCAAACCCCTTTTGGACAGAGTGCTTATCAAGACCGAGGACGCAGAGGAGACCACGAAGAGCGGCATAGTGCTGGCGGCCAAGAGCGTAGAGAAGCCCCAGATAGCCCGGGTCATCGCGGTGGGCCCCGGCGGCGAGGTGGACGGCAAGGAGATAAAGATGTACCTTAAAGAGGGCGACAGGGTCATCTCCGCCAAGTACAGCGGCACCGAGGTGAAGGTGGACGGCGAGGAGTACACCATCGTCAAGCAGAGCGACATCCTGGCGGTAGTGGAATAA
- the rpsT gene encoding 30S ribosomal protein S20, whose protein sequence is MPNIKSAKKRVKVIATKTLQNKALNSALKTQIKKANAAIDSNAGDKEAAVRAAVKKIDQAAAKGLLHKNNAAHKKAALDKKLRAGA, encoded by the coding sequence TTGCCAAACATCAAATCCGCAAAGAAGCGCGTGAAGGTCATCGCCACGAAGACCCTGCAGAACAAGGCCCTTAATTCCGCCCTGAAGACGCAGATCAAGAAGGCCAACGCCGCCATCGACAGCAATGCCGGCGATAAGGAGGCCGCTGTCCGCGCCGCCGTCAAGAAGATTGACCAGGCCGCCGCGAAGGGCCTTCTCCATAAGAACAACGCCGCCCACAAAAAGGCCGCTCTGGATAAGAAGCTGCGCGCCGGGGCGTAA
- a CDS encoding aldo/keto reductase → MKYVDLGKAGLNVSAVAVGCMRISALSHGELSRFIHTALDCGVNFFDHADIYGGGECEAAFGRVLKEEPGLRGQMVLQGKCGIRKGMYDFSKEHILKSVDEILGRLNTDYLDVLLLHRPDALMEPEEVGEAFDRLEAAGKVKRFGVSNFNARQIDLLQSGLRQKLVANQLQFGLLHTGMIDHALCANTKFPGSPDRDGEVLDYCRLHGLTVQAWSPFQYGFFEGVFLGKEKFPELNAQLSELSGKYNVSEQALAAAWILRHPAGMQVISGSTNPERLKDICTACDVELSREDWYALYLAAGNQLP, encoded by the coding sequence ATGAAATATGTTGATTTAGGCAAGGCGGGGCTTAACGTCTCCGCTGTTGCCGTTGGCTGTATGCGCATTTCCGCCCTCTCCCACGGGGAGCTCTCCCGGTTCATACACACGGCCCTGGACTGCGGTGTGAACTTCTTCGACCATGCCGACATCTACGGCGGCGGCGAGTGCGAAGCCGCCTTCGGGCGTGTGCTTAAAGAGGAGCCGGGCCTGCGGGGGCAGATGGTGCTTCAGGGCAAGTGCGGCATAAGAAAGGGTATGTACGACTTTTCAAAGGAGCATATCTTAAAGAGCGTGGACGAAATTCTCGGCCGGCTTAACACCGATTATCTTGACGTGCTCCTCCTGCACCGCCCCGACGCGCTTATGGAGCCCGAGGAGGTGGGCGAAGCCTTCGACCGCTTAGAGGCCGCCGGGAAGGTAAAGCGCTTTGGGGTCAGCAACTTTAACGCCCGGCAGATAGACCTTTTGCAGTCCGGGCTCAGACAGAAGCTTGTGGCGAATCAGCTGCAGTTTGGCCTTCTGCACACAGGCATGATAGACCACGCCCTCTGCGCCAACACCAAATTCCCCGGCTCTCCCGACCGGGACGGCGAGGTGCTGGACTACTGCCGTCTGCACGGGCTTACCGTACAGGCCTGGTCCCCCTTCCAGTACGGCTTTTTCGAGGGGGTTTTCCTGGGGAAGGAGAAGTTCCCGGAATTGAACGCCCAGCTCTCGGAGCTCTCTGGGAAATATAATGTCAGCGAACAGGCTTTAGCTGCGGCCTGGATACTGCGTCACCCGGCGGGTATGCAGGTTATCTCCGGCAGCACAAACCCGGAGCGGCTGAAGGATATCTGCACTGCCTGTGACGTGGAGCTGTCCAGAGAGGACTGGTATGCGCTGTACCTGGCGGCGGGGAACCAACTGCCGTAG
- the spoVAE gene encoding stage V sporulation protein AE has product MEYFNAFWVGGAICLVGQLLIDLTKLTPARIMVTYVTAGVFLGALGLYGPVVDYAGAGATVPLCGFGWALSEGVRKAVIEQGFLGVFTGGLTAGAAGTTAAVFFGYLAALVAKPRDKS; this is encoded by the coding sequence ATGGAATATTTCAACGCGTTTTGGGTGGGCGGGGCCATATGCCTTGTGGGCCAGCTGCTTATAGACCTGACAAAGCTGACCCCCGCCCGGATAATGGTCACATATGTTACGGCAGGCGTATTCTTGGGAGCGCTGGGGCTGTATGGCCCGGTGGTGGACTATGCCGGGGCCGGGGCCACGGTGCCCCTGTGCGGCTTCGGCTGGGCCCTGTCCGAGGGGGTGCGCAAGGCCGTGATAGAGCAGGGGTTCCTGGGGGTGTTCACCGGGGGCCTGACGGCCGGGGCCGCGGGGACCACGGCGGCGGTGTTTTTCGGGTATCTGGCCGCTCTGGTGGCGAAGCCCAGGGATAAGTCGTAA
- a CDS encoding HAD-IIA family hydrolase — protein sequence MRGLVERLQKVKLFVLDMDGTIYLGDRLFPYTKSFLGAVEESGREYCFFTNNSSKNRGAYLEKLCKMGIIISPEKMLVSNQVIIKWLKEKRPGRRAYVVGTASLIEDFRLAGIKLSDAAPDYVVLGFDTSLTYEKISKACHFIRNGAEVFGVNPDLNCPVEGGFIPDCGSIAALVKASTGVGCEFFGKPSRHTLDYILGQSGHSAQEIAVVGDRLYTDVAVAAGTQVTSVLVMSGETTEEMLAGSDIKPDIIAENVGEIGEYLRKNG from the coding sequence ATGAGAGGGCTGGTTGAGCGGCTTCAAAAGGTTAAACTGTTTGTTTTGGACATGGACGGCACCATATACCTTGGGGACCGGCTGTTCCCATATACTAAATCTTTCCTCGGGGCCGTGGAGGAGTCCGGGCGGGAATACTGCTTTTTTACCAATAACAGCTCCAAAAACCGGGGGGCATACCTTGAAAAGCTATGTAAGATGGGCATAATAATTTCCCCGGAGAAAATGCTGGTCTCGAACCAGGTGATAATAAAATGGCTAAAAGAGAAGCGCCCGGGCAGACGCGCCTATGTGGTGGGCACAGCGTCCCTTATCGAGGACTTCCGGCTGGCGGGCATAAAGCTCTCTGACGCGGCCCCGGACTATGTGGTGCTGGGCTTTGACACAAGCCTGACCTACGAGAAGATAAGCAAAGCCTGCCATTTTATCCGAAACGGCGCGGAGGTCTTCGGGGTGAACCCGGACCTTAACTGCCCGGTAGAGGGGGGCTTTATCCCGGACTGCGGGTCCATCGCCGCGCTGGTGAAGGCCTCGACGGGGGTGGGGTGCGAGTTCTTTGGCAAGCCCTCGAGACATACCCTTGACTATATATTGGGGCAGAGCGGGCACAGTGCACAGGAAATTGCGGTGGTGGGGGATAGGCTCTACACCGACGTCGCCGTGGCGGCGGGCACGCAGGTGACCTCTGTCCTGGTCATGAGCGGCGAGACCACCGAAGAGATGCTGGCAGGCTCTGACATAAAGCCGGACATAATCGCGGAAAACGTGGGAGAAATCGGGGAATATCTGCGCAAAAACGGGTGA
- the glmS gene encoding glutamine--fructose-6-phosphate transaminase (isomerizing): MCGIVGYIGGEQAAPVLLEGLSKLEYRGYDSAGVAVYNESGMHVVKSKGRLAVLEGILDKGEKLPGTVGIGHTRWATHGAPSDVNSHPQVSDGGLFAVVHNGIIENYMQLKEHLMRRGVEFVSDTDTEVVAQMLEHYYRGDVLAAIRQVTQRVEGSYALGIICADCPEKVFAVRKDSPLIVGLSEGQNFIASDVTAILAHTREIVRLRDREIAVLTREGAEFYDEELEPLEKPAETIEWDVAAAEKGGYEHFMMKEICEQPEALLKTISPRIKNGRIVLDDLKLTRADIEKISRVYIVACGTSYHVGAVAKYAFEKLLRMPIETDVASEFRYRDPILDDKTLVIIISQSGETADTLAALREARRQGARTLAIVNVVGSTIANEADDVLYTWAGPEIAVASTKAYSTQLAVIYLIALYMARELGTLTEQELEEYTKALEKLPELAEAALSGRETIQYFASQYFNAKDMYFIGRNVDYAASLEASLKLKEISYIHSEAYTGGELKHGPISLIEEGTLVIALCTCGRLFGKMAANIREVKARGAVVLGLCTEEFAGEMKGVADWQFCVPKVPDFMLPSMSILPLQLFAYYVASMKGCDIDKPRNLAKSVTVE, encoded by the coding sequence ATGTGTGGAATCGTAGGTTATATTGGCGGCGAACAGGCCGCGCCTGTGCTCTTGGAAGGGCTCTCAAAGCTGGAGTACCGGGGGTACGACTCGGCGGGGGTGGCGGTCTATAACGAGAGCGGTATGCACGTGGTGAAGTCCAAGGGGCGGCTGGCGGTGCTGGAGGGCATACTGGACAAGGGGGAGAAGCTGCCCGGCACCGTGGGCATCGGGCATACCCGCTGGGCCACCCACGGCGCGCCCTCTGACGTGAACTCCCATCCACAGGTCAGCGACGGCGGGCTCTTTGCCGTGGTCCATAACGGCATAATCGAGAACTATATGCAGTTGAAGGAGCACCTTATGCGCCGGGGGGTGGAGTTCGTCTCCGACACGGACACCGAGGTGGTGGCCCAGATGCTGGAGCACTACTATCGGGGCGACGTGCTGGCGGCCATACGCCAGGTGACCCAAAGGGTAGAGGGCAGCTATGCCCTGGGCATAATCTGCGCGGACTGCCCGGAGAAGGTCTTCGCCGTCAGGAAGGACAGCCCGCTGATAGTGGGGCTCTCGGAGGGCCAGAACTTTATCGCTTCGGACGTGACGGCGATACTGGCCCATACCAGGGAGATAGTGCGCCTTCGCGACAGGGAGATAGCCGTGCTCACCCGAGAGGGGGCGGAGTTTTACGACGAGGAGCTGGAGCCCCTTGAGAAGCCCGCCGAGACCATTGAATGGGACGTGGCCGCGGCGGAGAAGGGCGGCTATGAGCACTTCATGATGAAGGAGATCTGCGAACAGCCCGAGGCCCTCCTAAAGACCATCTCCCCCAGGATAAAGAACGGACGGATAGTCCTGGACGATCTGAAGCTTACAAGGGCCGATATAGAGAAGATCAGCCGGGTATATATCGTGGCCTGCGGCACCTCGTACCATGTGGGGGCCGTGGCCAAGTACGCCTTTGAAAAGCTCCTGCGTATGCCCATAGAAACGGACGTGGCCTCTGAGTTCCGCTACCGGGACCCAATACTGGACGATAAGACACTGGTGATTATAATAAGCCAGTCCGGCGAGACCGCCGACACCCTGGCGGCCCTGAGAGAAGCCAGGCGGCAGGGGGCCCGCACCCTGGCCATTGTGAACGTGGTGGGCAGCACCATAGCAAATGAAGCGGACGACGTGCTCTACACCTGGGCGGGGCCGGAGATAGCCGTGGCCTCTACCAAGGCCTACAGCACCCAGCTGGCGGTGATATATCTTATCGCCCTGTATATGGCCCGGGAGCTGGGGACCCTGACGGAGCAGGAGCTTGAGGAGTACACCAAAGCTCTGGAGAAGCTGCCGGAGCTGGCTGAAGCGGCGCTGAGCGGCAGGGAGACCATACAGTATTTCGCCTCACAATACTTTAACGCCAAGGATATGTACTTTATCGGCCGCAACGTGGACTATGCCGCGTCTCTCGAGGCCTCTTTGAAGCTCAAGGAAATCTCCTATATCCACTCCGAGGCCTACACCGGCGGCGAGCTCAAGCACGGTCCCATCTCCCTTATTGAAGAAGGCACCCTGGTGATAGCCCTCTGCACCTGCGGGCGGCTGTTCGGGAAGATGGCGGCCAATATCCGGGAGGTAAAGGCCCGGGGGGCGGTGGTGCTGGGCCTTTGCACCGAGGAGTTCGCCGGGGAGATGAAGGGGGTGGCGGACTGGCAGTTCTGCGTGCCGAAGGTCCCGGACTTTATGCTGCCCTCTATGAGTATCCTGCCCCTACAGCTCTTTGCCTACTACGTGGCCTCCATGAAGGGCTGCGACATTGATAAGCCCAGGAACCTGGCAAAGTCTGTCACGGTAGAATAA